The following are from one region of the Pseudodesulfovibrio piezophilus C1TLV30 genome:
- the ilvD gene encoding dihydroxy-acid dehydratase, with amino-acid sequence MRSKKMTGGLEKAPHRSLLYATGLSKEEMDRPLIGVCNAANEIIPGHVHLDTISEAVKTGIRIAGGTPMEFPAIGVCDGLSMNHEGMKMSLPSRELIADSVEIMATAHPFDAIVCIPNCDKIVPGMLMAILRLNIPAVVISGGPMLAGRKKSADLINVFEGVGKVKAGTMTEEELEQFEQSACPTCGSCAGMFTANSMNCLSESIGLALPGNGTIPAVMSARVRLAKQAGMQVMEMLEKNIRPRDIVTEKAVHNAVTMDMALGCSTNTTLHLPALFAEAGLDLNLEMFNEISKKTPNLCKLSPAGPHYMEDLNEAGGIPAVMSELVKKDLLNLDVMTVTGKTLGENLKDLKAHVSDETIVRPIETPYSQEGGIAILYGNIAPEGGCVKQSAVAPEMMVNTGTARVFNSEEDCVEAILGNKIKPGDVVVVLYEGPKGGPGMREMLTPTSAISGMGLGSSVALITDGRFSGGTRGAAIGHISPEAAAGGPIGLVQEGDRIEINIPKRSINLLVDEAELEERRKNFTPVVKEVQSPFLRRYAKLVTSASRGAVFEK; translated from the coding sequence ATGCGCAGTAAAAAAATGACTGGTGGATTGGAAAAGGCCCCGCACCGCTCGCTCTTGTACGCGACCGGACTGTCCAAAGAAGAAATGGACCGCCCGTTGATCGGCGTATGCAACGCAGCCAACGAAATTATCCCCGGACATGTGCATCTAGACACGATTTCCGAGGCCGTTAAGACTGGCATCCGTATCGCAGGCGGTACCCCCATGGAATTTCCCGCAATCGGCGTCTGTGACGGGCTGTCCATGAACCATGAAGGCATGAAGATGTCACTACCCAGCCGTGAGCTTATCGCCGACTCCGTGGAAATAATGGCAACAGCCCACCCCTTTGATGCCATTGTCTGTATACCCAACTGCGACAAGATCGTTCCGGGTATGCTCATGGCGATTCTGCGACTGAACATCCCGGCCGTCGTCATTTCCGGTGGCCCCATGCTGGCAGGACGCAAAAAAAGCGCTGATCTTATCAATGTTTTTGAGGGAGTTGGCAAGGTCAAGGCCGGCACCATGACGGAAGAGGAACTGGAGCAATTTGAACAGTCCGCATGCCCGACCTGTGGCTCCTGCGCTGGCATGTTCACCGCCAACTCCATGAACTGTCTTTCCGAGTCCATCGGATTGGCCCTGCCCGGCAATGGTACCATCCCGGCAGTCATGTCCGCACGAGTTCGCCTCGCCAAGCAGGCTGGCATGCAAGTCATGGAAATGCTGGAAAAGAATATCAGACCTCGCGATATCGTCACAGAAAAGGCCGTGCACAATGCTGTGACCATGGACATGGCCCTGGGCTGTTCCACCAATACAACGCTGCATCTGCCCGCCTTGTTCGCCGAGGCAGGCCTTGATCTCAATCTGGAAATGTTCAATGAGATCAGCAAAAAAACACCCAATTTGTGCAAGCTTTCCCCTGCCGGACCTCACTATATGGAGGACCTGAACGAAGCAGGCGGCATCCCGGCTGTAATGTCTGAACTGGTCAAGAAAGACCTGCTCAATCTTGATGTCATGACCGTCACAGGAAAGACCCTGGGAGAGAATCTCAAGGACCTGAAAGCACATGTCTCTGACGAGACCATTGTTCGCCCCATAGAGACCCCTTATTCCCAAGAAGGCGGCATTGCCATTCTGTACGGCAATATTGCGCCTGAGGGCGGATGCGTCAAGCAGTCTGCCGTGGCACCGGAAATGATGGTCAACACAGGCACCGCACGGGTTTTCAACTCCGAAGAGGACTGTGTAGAAGCTATTCTGGGCAACAAGATCAAACCCGGAGACGTGGTGGTTGTCCTGTATGAAGGTCCCAAGGGCGGCCCCGGAATGCGTGAAATGCTCACTCCGACCTCGGCCATATCCGGCATGGGCTTGGGCAGTTCCGTCGCCTTGATCACCGATGGTCGTTTCTCGGGAGGAACCCGTGGCGCTGCTATCGGCCACATCTCGCCCGAGGCCGCAGCAGGCGGTCCCATCGGACTGGTCCAAGAGGGAGACCGCATCGAAATCAACATCCCTAAACGCTCCATCAATCTGCTGGTTGATGAAGCTGAACTCGAAGAGCGCAGGAAAAACTTTACTCCGGTGGTCAAGGAAGTCCAATCTCCTTTCCTCCGCCGCTATGCCAAACTTGTGACCTCGGCCTCCCGAGGTGCAGTCTTCGAAAAATAA
- a CDS encoding riboflavin synthase, with product MFTGLIMGMGRIEAADNRGAETRFRIRTLFDLPGIELGESIAVNGTCLTVETHGDNWFTAYASRETMSVTSLGELRVGSEANLERAMAMGDRFGGHIVAGHVDALAEVAEVRPAGESNIYKLVFDAAHGRYVIPKGSIALDGISLTVNECGEDWLEVNIIPETQKATTISNWKPGRKVNMETDIIGKYVERMVTPWAAKGKAETKSTLTMDYLREHGF from the coding sequence ATGTTCACAGGACTGATCATGGGCATGGGCCGCATAGAGGCCGCTGACAATCGCGGCGCAGAGACACGCTTTCGCATAAGAACGCTTTTCGACCTTCCGGGGATCGAACTGGGGGAATCCATTGCTGTCAACGGCACATGCCTGACAGTGGAGACCCATGGCGACAATTGGTTTACCGCGTACGCCAGCCGCGAAACCATGTCCGTCACTTCACTGGGAGAACTTCGTGTCGGCTCCGAAGCCAATCTGGAACGGGCCATGGCCATGGGCGATCGTTTCGGCGGACATATTGTCGCGGGTCATGTGGATGCTCTTGCCGAAGTCGCAGAAGTCCGCCCTGCCGGAGAATCAAATATCTATAAACTCGTTTTCGATGCTGCCCATGGCAGGTATGTCATTCCCAAGGGTTCAATCGCGTTAGATGGGATATCGCTGACCGTCAACGAGTGCGGCGAAGACTGGCTCGAAGTGAACATCATTCCCGAGACCCAAAAAGCCACCACCATTTCCAATTGGAAACCCGGCCGCAAGGTCAATATGGAAACGGATATCATCGGCAAATACGTCGAGCGCATGGTCACGCCCTGGGCTGCAAAGGGAAAAGCCGAAACAAAATCAACTCTCACCATGGACTACTTGAGAGAACACGGTTTCTGA
- the ribD gene encoding bifunctional diaminohydroxyphosphoribosylaminopyrimidine deaminase/5-amino-6-(5-phosphoribosylamino)uracil reductase RibD translates to MSICKVNSSSPEELMACAIELATLGRGTTAPNPCVGAVLVREGHIVAGGWHKKYGHLHAERECLADAEEKNIDPRGLTLFVTLEPCNHHGKTPPCTQAIIEAGIKTVVIGTRDPNPLAAGGIETLQEHGITVKVGILEQECRDLIADFLLWQRSYSTYNIIKMAATLDGKIASRQHKPEPVSCPESFERVHRLRSMVNAVVVGGGTFYADNPSLSCRLDGLDPNFRQPLAVIVSSRLPAEPQHFTLLRQRPEKTIFFTSEKAAHSPEADALRKRGTSVWSLNDADGCFNLSLGFERLRYDHQCHYTLIEGGGRLAMECISQGLADKLIHFVTPRILGDDLAPSAYSGRQNVSMAETVNYRITQTETSGQDVVLTMLPRQE, encoded by the coding sequence CAAGGTGAATTCATCTAGTCCGGAAGAATTGATGGCCTGCGCCATCGAACTCGCCACACTGGGAAGAGGAACCACGGCACCCAACCCCTGTGTCGGGGCTGTTCTGGTTCGCGAAGGACATATCGTGGCCGGAGGCTGGCACAAAAAATATGGGCACCTCCATGCAGAACGGGAATGTCTGGCAGATGCCGAAGAAAAAAATATCGACCCGCGAGGGCTGACCCTCTTTGTCACTCTGGAACCATGCAATCATCACGGAAAGACCCCTCCCTGCACACAGGCCATCATCGAGGCCGGGATCAAAACAGTTGTCATCGGCACCCGCGACCCCAACCCTCTGGCGGCAGGAGGGATCGAGACATTGCAGGAGCATGGGATCACCGTCAAGGTCGGTATACTAGAGCAGGAATGCCGGGACTTGATCGCAGATTTTCTTCTCTGGCAAAGGAGCTATTCGACTTATAATATCATCAAAATGGCTGCGACACTTGATGGGAAAATTGCTTCACGACAACACAAGCCGGAACCGGTCTCATGCCCGGAATCATTTGAGCGCGTTCATCGCCTGCGATCCATGGTGAATGCCGTGGTTGTGGGCGGCGGAACCTTTTATGCCGACAACCCCAGCCTCTCATGCCGTCTGGATGGGCTTGATCCGAACTTCAGGCAACCTCTGGCAGTCATCGTCAGCTCTCGTCTGCCAGCGGAACCGCAGCACTTCACACTGCTCAGACAGCGACCGGAAAAAACCATCTTTTTCACCTCGGAAAAGGCCGCTCACAGCCCTGAAGCCGATGCACTTCGGAAACGGGGAACCAGTGTCTGGTCTCTCAACGATGCAGATGGCTGCTTCAACCTTTCCCTGGGATTCGAACGGCTCAGGTATGACCACCAATGCCATTACACGCTCATTGAAGGTGGTGGCCGCTTGGCCATGGAGTGTATCTCGCAAGGCCTCGCGGACAAACTGATCCACTTCGTCACCCCCCGTATTCTCGGCGATGACCTGGCACCATCGGCCTACTCCGGCCGCCAGAATGTCAGCATGGCTGAAACCGTGAATTACCGCATTACTCAAACCGAAACCAGCGGACAGGACGTGGTCCTGACCATGCTGCCACGTCAGGAGTAA
- a CDS encoding flavodoxin translates to MPKTLIVFGSTTGNTENAADTIAKHLEKNEYAVDIRDASDVSADGLADGYELVLFGCSTWGDDEIELQDDFIALYDDLEKASLKDKPVAVFGCGDSSYTYFCGAVDAIEEKSEQLGAKVIVESLKIDGDPDDDEIIKWCDQIISKN, encoded by the coding sequence ATGCCTAAAACCTTGATTGTATTCGGTTCAACCACCGGCAACACGGAAAATGCCGCTGACACTATCGCCAAACATTTGGAGAAAAACGAGTACGCAGTTGATATCCGTGATGCATCAGACGTGTCTGCGGACGGACTGGCGGACGGGTACGAACTGGTCCTCTTTGGCTGCTCCACCTGGGGCGACGATGAAATCGAGCTTCAGGACGATTTTATCGCGTTGTATGATGACCTTGAAAAAGCTTCGCTCAAGGACAAGCCAGTCGCGGTCTTCGGTTGCGGAGACTCCAGCTATACGTATTTCTGCGGTGCGGTTGATGCCATTGAAGAGAAATCTGAACAGCTGGGAGCCAAAGTGATCGTGGAGTCGCTGAAAATTGACGGCGATCCGGATGATGACGAAATCATCAAGTGGTGCGACCAGATTATCAGCAAAAATTAG
- a CDS encoding YHS domain-containing protein → MSKGCGPSCGCAKRRQEDKTVNYVARDPVCGKRVDRNNSNSQSIMQPEGEMFFCSTKCMTEYISDPSRYAGKKKGFFSFLGFG, encoded by the coding sequence ATGAGCAAGGGATGCGGACCAAGTTGCGGCTGCGCCAAGCGCCGCCAGGAGGACAAGACCGTGAATTATGTCGCTCGCGACCCCGTGTGCGGTAAGCGTGTCGATAGAAATAACAGCAATAGTCAAAGTATCATGCAGCCCGAAGGCGAGATGTTTTTTTGCAGTACCAAGTGCATGACCGAATACATCAGTGACCCTTCTCGATACGCAGGTAAAAAGAAGGGCTTTTTCAGTTTCCTCGGGTTTGGTTGA
- a CDS encoding cobyric acid synthase, whose translation MVKQSVFAGVPDILDEQKFAHGGNLRRMAEQAKCSPHEIVDFSANVNPLGPPPWLGQVVGHALQSVDSYPDPDSHDLLMAASELYKVWPTQVIAGNGASELLFAAAGLGGYSQAIIPSPTYVDYARACKAHRLKVREVPMAEGFQINFPAMGPLLATPSVVFLCSPNNPTGTTFSAADLREVATMFPQSRFIVDESFAEFRPEGTDRLIRNRPSNVITILSLTKFFAIPGIRLGLAFADPDIILRLKQNMPAWSVNTLAQKIGARCLRDKQYAIHTREQTTLLRKNLASGLRQIPGIKVMPGEANYLLCRVERIGQDAVPLFDRLLTEHRIAIRLCGNYEGLDNNWFRVAVRNGRDNERLIKAMEAVSGTGRGPVVKRTKRTPALMLQGTSSNAGKSVLTAAFCRILLQDGYSVAPFKAQNMSLNSYVTESGGEMGRAQVTQAMACRLRPEVRMNPVLLKPGSDTGSQVIVMGQPVGNMSVREYVRYKPRAWEAVKTAYDSLANEYDVIVLEGAGSPAEVNLKHHDIVNMAMARHAKARVMLAGDIDRGGVFASIVGTMNLLTPQERDHVEGFLINRFRGDPSLLDPAFGQMFEHTGKPVLGTIPYIHSLGLPEEDSVSFKEGFRPEDSLERLPDAECVDIVVIDLPRISNFNDIDPFYMEPDVRIRVVSDAHDIGTPDAVILPGSKSTVPDMKALKGTGMAAVLRELANDDHKTRMIGICGGFQMLGDLVDDPFGLESETTRMEGFGLLPIQTTLVPEKTLTRTTGVHSTSGHQVHGYEIHHGQTVSLTENLRVALRDSAGNPLGFSRPDGRVWGTYLHGLFDADEFRRWFIDQLRMDKGLSPLENVQARFDLEDALDHLAGIVREAVNMDSIYKSLGFSGCCAQASLFFSMGG comes from the coding sequence ATGGTTAAACAATCGGTCTTCGCAGGCGTTCCAGATATCCTCGACGAACAGAAGTTCGCCCATGGCGGCAACCTTCGACGCATGGCAGAACAAGCCAAATGCTCCCCCCATGAAATAGTGGACTTCTCTGCAAACGTTAATCCTCTTGGCCCACCACCATGGCTCGGGCAGGTTGTCGGGCACGCCCTACAGAGTGTGGACTCCTACCCAGACCCCGACTCTCATGATCTGCTCATGGCCGCCTCCGAATTATATAAAGTATGGCCCACCCAGGTCATTGCGGGCAATGGCGCGTCCGAATTGCTCTTTGCCGCCGCAGGGTTGGGAGGCTACAGCCAGGCGATCATCCCCTCCCCCACCTATGTGGATTACGCGCGTGCGTGCAAAGCTCACAGGCTGAAAGTTCGGGAAGTCCCCATGGCCGAGGGCTTCCAAATAAACTTCCCGGCCATGGGTCCTCTGCTGGCGACTCCCTCCGTGGTTTTCCTGTGCAGCCCGAACAATCCCACTGGCACTACATTTTCCGCAGCGGACCTACGCGAAGTGGCAACCATGTTCCCGCAAAGCCGCTTTATCGTGGACGAATCCTTTGCTGAATTCCGGCCCGAAGGGACAGACAGACTCATCCGCAATCGTCCTTCCAATGTCATAACGATTCTATCTCTGACCAAATTTTTTGCCATCCCCGGCATCAGGCTCGGGCTGGCATTTGCCGACCCGGATATCATCTTGCGGCTCAAGCAGAACATGCCTGCCTGGTCCGTGAACACCCTAGCCCAGAAAATAGGGGCACGCTGTCTGCGTGATAAACAATACGCGATTCACACTCGTGAGCAGACCACCCTCTTGCGCAAGAACCTCGCCTCGGGACTGCGCCAGATCCCCGGCATCAAGGTCATGCCGGGAGAAGCAAATTATCTGCTCTGCCGGGTGGAGCGTATCGGACAGGATGCAGTGCCTCTTTTTGATCGCCTCCTGACCGAACATCGTATCGCAATCCGGCTCTGCGGCAATTACGAGGGACTGGATAATAACTGGTTTCGGGTGGCTGTCCGCAATGGAAGAGACAATGAACGGCTGATCAAGGCCATGGAAGCAGTCAGTGGCACCGGCCGTGGCCCAGTGGTCAAACGAACCAAGCGCACCCCGGCCCTCATGCTCCAAGGAACCAGCTCCAACGCCGGGAAATCCGTTCTCACAGCGGCTTTTTGTCGCATTCTGCTTCAGGACGGGTATTCCGTGGCACCGTTCAAAGCCCAAAACATGTCCCTCAACTCCTATGTCACGGAATCGGGCGGAGAAATGGGACGGGCGCAAGTCACCCAGGCCATGGCGTGCCGATTACGCCCGGAAGTACGCATGAATCCGGTCCTGCTCAAACCAGGCTCGGATACAGGCTCGCAGGTCATCGTCATGGGCCAACCCGTGGGCAATATGTCCGTACGTGAATATGTTCGCTACAAACCAAGAGCCTGGGAAGCGGTGAAAACAGCCTATGACTCCCTGGCGAATGAATACGATGTCATCGTCCTTGAAGGTGCTGGCAGCCCTGCCGAGGTCAACCTCAAACACCACGACATCGTGAATATGGCTATGGCGCGACACGCCAAGGCACGAGTCATGCTGGCCGGAGACATCGATCGAGGCGGCGTCTTCGCCTCCATCGTCGGCACCATGAATCTTTTGACCCCACAAGAACGCGACCATGTGGAGGGTTTTCTCATCAACCGCTTCCGCGGGGACCCCAGCCTGCTTGATCCCGCTTTCGGGCAAATGTTTGAGCATACAGGTAAGCCGGTCCTGGGGACCATTCCATATATCCATTCCCTCGGCCTTCCCGAGGAGGATTCTGTTTCATTCAAGGAAGGATTCAGACCGGAAGACAGCCTGGAACGTCTTCCTGACGCGGAGTGTGTGGACATCGTGGTCATTGATCTGCCACGCATATCGAATTTCAACGATATTGACCCATTCTATATGGAGCCGGATGTCCGCATCAGAGTGGTCTCTGATGCCCACGATATCGGAACCCCGGATGCTGTGATCCTGCCTGGTTCCAAATCAACTGTGCCGGATATGAAAGCCCTCAAGGGGACTGGCATGGCCGCAGTTCTGCGGGAACTGGCCAACGACGATCACAAGACACGGATGATAGGCATCTGCGGCGGCTTCCAAATGCTTGGAGACCTGGTCGACGACCCGTTTGGCCTGGAGTCGGAAACGACTCGCATGGAAGGATTCGGTCTCCTGCCGATTCAGACGACCTTAGTCCCGGAAAAGACCCTGACCCGCACCACCGGGGTTCATTCCACATCCGGGCACCAGGTTCATGGCTACGAAATCCACCACGGCCAGACTGTCTCTTTGACAGAGAACCTGCGAGTGGCCCTAAGAGACAGTGCCGGGAATCCCCTTGGTTTTTCCCGACCTGATGGCAGGGTCTGGGGAACATATCTTCATGGACTCTTCGATGCGGATGAATTCCGCCGCTGGTTTATAGATCAGTTGCGCATGGACAAGGGGCTTTCGCCCCTTGAGAATGTTCAGGCGCGGTTCGACCTCGAAGACGCCCTCGACCATCTGGCCGGAATTGTCCGCGAAGCCGTCAATATGGATTCCATTTACAAATCACTCGGCTTTTCAGGCTGCTGTGCCCAAGCCAGCCTTTTCTTTTCCATGGGCGGTTGA
- a CDS encoding PocR ligand-binding domain-containing protein: MKMTDLMPMGKWLELEKDLHEKYHINAEVVEEDGKRVTNRRLWCNSLCKAIRESDKGVGGICAPAGQEFVRLTREERLPFVEECDLGLAKISVPVIVNGELVGAVGGCGPLPEGNELEDFMVQATMGMEEEEVCQLAETIPTISQEKLKEMQTYIEEKVAAIVASV, translated from the coding sequence ATGAAAATGACAGACCTCATGCCCATGGGAAAATGGCTTGAATTGGAAAAAGACCTTCACGAAAAATATCATATCAACGCAGAAGTCGTGGAAGAAGACGGCAAACGAGTCACCAACAGACGCCTGTGGTGCAACTCGCTGTGCAAGGCGATTCGTGAAAGCGACAAGGGGGTCGGCGGCATCTGTGCCCCGGCCGGGCAGGAATTCGTTCGCCTGACACGAGAGGAACGGTTGCCATTTGTCGAGGAATGTGATCTCGGCCTTGCCAAGATCAGCGTTCCGGTCATCGTCAATGGGGAACTGGTTGGTGCCGTCGGAGGCTGTGGTCCTCTGCCGGAGGGGAACGAATTGGAAGATTTCATGGTCCAGGCGACTATGGGAATGGAGGAAGAGGAAGTCTGTCAGCTGGCTGAAACAATCCCGACGATATCTCAGGAAAAGCTCAAGGAAATGCAAACCTATATTGAAGAAAAAGTGGCTGCAATCGTCGCTTCGGTCTAA